ttcgaTTGTTTTTCAACTAGTGTATGTTGAACGGTTCATTGATGATTTGGTTATGAGTTTATCAAAAGATTGATTATGCTTGGTTCATCCACTATTATGGTTAAATTTACTCTGTTAATATTAAAGTGATGCATTTCAGTGTTAcagtatttttataatattttgttcTTGTTTATAGGTGTTGTAATGGATATAAAATGAAATCTGCTGAAATTAGCATAAACAATATTTATTGtaacttttttgtttattgaacTATGTTATATAGTTCGtagttgatattttaaaattttgcatcAACTAGTTATCGAAATATATATAATTCGTTCCAAAACCGCTAAAATTATTGTCCGATCCACACCTCCTTTAAGTTCAAAGGAAATTTATGGTCCCTGTGCGAGTGTGCACCCTTGAGTTGTTTAATTTCTTACTTAGTCATGTTGCTATTAATCTCATCCTTACATCATCATATAACAAAAAGCGATGTTAATAATAAGGTGACTTTATCTTTAATTACAGACATTAATCTTTCGTTAACTGCTACAACTTTGATCAGAACACATTATTAAGAGCAGTTGTTTTCATTAATTAACTTTTATGTGCTATACATATCTTGCATGATACTATGATAtttcttattaactattatttttgcAACTCTATGAGAGTGCATGTAAGAAATGAATTTGAGAATGGTGCAGGAGGAGTATAATTTTATATCTGTCGTTGGAAgtagtataattttatttatgttattatgataattatgtattttaaaagTAACAAGTATAGTTTAATGTTATTGCTCTGGTTTTGACCAACTAAGGTcaattttttactaatttattatagtaaaaatatatttttttttacaaattagttTCTATCAATTATTCATGACCAAATTTTACTTTAGATAACTAATGGAGACAAAGATCAACGTGCTAATGAGGCTTTCGCTATAATTAGGATTTATAAACGACCGATTATGCCAGTGATTCTTGTAAACCACTGCAAAATTACATGCCTGTGTTCTTAATCGTAATGCTTTCAAATCGTTGGTACGCGATTTTGCGACGGTTAAAACCGCCACTATTTGGTGTTTCTCTTGTAGTAttattctttctttctcattCTCTTTTGTCTTTTCTAACTCCAATTTATTCTCTCTCTGCCCTATTCTCAATTTGTTCTGTTTACAAGAGAAGCAGATTGAGAATTATCAATTTTGAGTGAaagtattttataaataaaatattattaaaattttagtgttcacaaaatagagaaattttGGTACATATTACAAAAATTTATATGCACAGCAAAAAATTTTCGatacacaacacaaaaaattttatagGACCACAATTAATTcatctaactaaaaaaatatattcacaaCAAAAATTTGTATTATGTGTGAATTTTTATgctatattaataaatttgtgCTATATAAAAATTTGTGTTATGAATAAAAATTTGTGCTATATTAATAAACTTTTTTTctattcaacaaaaatttttatgcTACAAAACGCAGAAATAAAAACTGTAAGCGCATGcgtaatttttgttttattcgaCTTGTACCAACTTGGTTAAATTTGGTTAAACAATAGTCGTACGTTTAGTATTATTACTGAATCTATTAGCATTTTATATCATATAGTAATTTGGACTTTCCAAGTCTCTCTCCCTCTGGGAGAAACATGAGAAACTAAAGAAACGAAAAAGAGAGTGCTAGATAGCTAGACAGATAGAGAAGAGGTAAAAATAAATAAGCCTTAGCAATAAAGTAGGTGAATATGTAAAaatctcaaaaattaaaattttatttgtgaCAACAGCTCAATTAAAGTGAgttcaattttatataaattttattcgtaagttagaaatttaaaatttaaaaaatattttttgttgataTTTTGTATAGTCTATCACTTTTTGGATCTCAAATAAGATTAACTAAAGAAAAACAAGTTAAAATTTgaacaaaatttatatataaatttaaggattAAGAAATTTGTGAGAAATTATGTGAAAAAAAATTGTACCATTCACTGCTGAATCTCTTAATAAAAATCATTCTTCCTAATATATATAATGCTAATTAATCTATCAGATGAATTCAATATATATGAtcaaatgtaaaataattttataagtatatttaattatataatattaaattaataaaaaatttatttttttacgttgattatataaatagttaattagtcatctaaaaaataatataattaagcgattatataaaatattttacattgtcattatattaaaattaaactcaaataaaatatatttagatattttttggaGAAATAAATACGATAAATAAATTTTGACATAGTatgtattaataataaaaaataataataatgagtttACCTAAGGTAAAGTCTTGCAGGAGTAAAAGAAATGACTCCCATTTTTCTTGGGGAATGGTAAAGAAGGCTGTGAAAGCAAAAAGAAAGGTGAAGTGAAAGAGTACTAATTCGATTCTCTCATTGGGAAATGCTTCTATGCATGACCTTATCATGACCAAACCCCATAAACTCCCAACGTATACATAATCATGctttctactttttcttttccttttttattttcaaaaaaaaaaattactagatACACTATACGTACATATCAacagattaaaaaattttaattatatattatattataaaacgCAATCTAAGCTTTTGTGTTTTTACTAGGTACGTGTACTTGTGCATCAGTCCATGCATGGGCATgtagttcttaataataaattttaaaatattcaatatGCATTTAGTGTATATGAATTAATATATATAGTTTTCTTATATATGCACAGCAgctagtattttttttatagatgtTTTGAGATTTGTCtaatatctaattacaaattaattatattgataattaaCGCTGGATATTAAAAacctaaaaatttatatatgtatctatgtgttgtaaatttatttatttatttatttaattttggttgCATGCACGTGAGTTGGTAGAAAGATATTGTGAGTGACGCCATCAAAATGACAAaagtttctcttttcttttactttttaggcCTCCAATATCTTTTATTAATATGCTCTCTGGGACTCCTCAAATGtccatgttcttttatttttatttcaggtTTTCTACTCAATCCGCTCTAATATATTTAGTGCACAAAATGCAAGCTTCATTATTAGGTTTAATTCTCCCTCCTAATTATTCtggaattatttttataaaattgaaatttgagaGAGACTAAAAGAATAGACCAATATATGAAAGAGATTACTAAGAGAGATCAGAATAATTCTTTCAAATACTCCAATAATTttactatataataatataattatattaatatttctcAAGTATATATAATTGAGATATTAATTCATATAGGTAGTCGGACACTTTTTCTAAGGATTGATGGGGTTTATTTGTTTTGTTAAAGAGGATGAATATATATCTcactaaaaaattgaaatatttaaAAACTTCAATTTGTATATTATTTGCATCCTCTTAAATGAAGAATAGTTTAGTTGTGACAAAAAATCCTAGCCGTTTTTTTACTTTATGTTTAATTGATGATAATCTAGCTATTTTACATATTATTTCATTATTCAGACTTTATTGTTCTTCaccacttattattattattattattattattattattattattattattattattattattattattattattattattattattattattaaatattcttttttttaagaTAGAGAGACTCAAATCTGCGACCTCTACATGAATacgagagactatgtcatttgagctatagtTCAATTCGTTGGGTAATAAATATTTTCTTTCTATATTATGATTCAtgttttctcatttttatttttttaataatgatagACAACAGTTTCATAAAAGattataaaattatgataattaatttacttttttaaaaggaattcatatttttattttattctgtcCGTTAATTAggataatattcataattaattatttagtataCTTATTATTCATGCATACTattaaattactttttaaattttgtaattacaATAGTTATATATCTATAAAACATAGTAGCTAGCAAGTGTGAtagatgaaaagagaaaagagacctaataaattttattagaaaatatatattccaaatattttttttcatatgtatttAATTGTACTTGCCTTTCTggtttattttctatttcaactTTTAGTATGAGCAAGCATGAAAACAtaagatattaaattagttagttactatattgttatatatattctAGGAGCGAGAAATGTTAGGTGAATAAGTGTTTTTGCTTGCAACTAAGTTTTTAAtcaagttttcgaaaaaaaaaaaaactacatgttcctttttttaaatattaataatttataaatcaaCACAGAATCTTgtgaaaataaatacaaaaatttcttaaaatcaacagaaaaataaaatataaatttctttaaagtcatataattttttaagaataatacaaaattgtcaaaaaatacttaaaaaaaaaagagagtaaaaaaagaaggataaaaatgcataaaggagagaaaaaaaggaaacaatcaagagagaaaaaaaaaagaagaacgaagaagtaaagaggagaaagaagagggaaaaaaaattcagcagcatagagaagaaaaagaagaggaagagagaaaaaggccaaataaaatgtgtttttaggtttttttaattaattgattgaaaaaatttattcACTTATATAGtatagaaaaatttttaagtgtatACTAgtatttcagtaatttttaactgttgattttaattataaaaaatatatataatatatataattaaaattaatgattaaaaattattaaaataacggTATATCAAAAGATTGAATTACAAATATTTTCTGGAGATATCATGCTAAGAATAGCTAGGATTTTCAGAAGAAGATGCCATTCGTTTGAtgagaaataaaaaggaatattgaaaaTTCGAGTGGCTGAAGCTGAAGCAGCTACTTTCGGAGCGCGCCCCTGATAATTGCGTCGTTGTATCTGGACTGTGAGGACTCTCAGCCACATGGATTGGatatatttaaaaacttttttatagTATAATCTATAACGACACATATCatttaaaatgttttaaaatatcTGAAATAATATTAGATGACAATACTTTGCTACATATATAATACAAGAAGAAttttaaatatatgaaaaataCTGAAGTTGTAATAATTTTAGCTattaattttaatcataaaatatgtatataattaaaattaacgattaaaattattgaaatttaaatttttttataatatattgaaatataaacttACACAGAAAATAAATATTTGGTCCATTCAGTTTGACttgatctttttttttcaaattatttttgaagttggatttggattttaaaaagaaatactGTTAAAAAATGGATTGGGTTTGCATGTAGATAAACATAGCCCATATTTAATCCTAGTATTGGGTAAAGAGAATGGGCTATATTTGGTCATATTCAAGGGGTTATAATCCATGAAAAAATAACtgtataccaaaaaaaaatgaaaaatccaGTTAAAAAAAATCTGTTGGAAAATCTTTCATTCTTTCTCACaaaagagaaagggaaatgatactctaaaaaatttgtattttgaaaGATATAGATGATAATAGActctcaaaaaatataaaaatataacaaaaataacaagagaTAAGATATATGTTCTCCAAATAGGTTTTATATATTagattttaatgatttttattataagaataagtaaaaaaaatgagACATTTTCGTTATTAAAATTCTAGCGATCGAATTTTGTTTTTGTACATttcaaataattattcaaatatttttacataattcaTTTATTTCTTATTTCATTGTCAATGCAAATGAGATATGTTTATGAATATAGCTAGTGTTTAAAgacgaatttttttatttattttttatattacaaaattgaaaacaaaatgaaatataGTTATTGTCTAAAGAATCAATCAGGAGTAGCCTGAAGATCCAATGGTTCTCCTATGCCTTTTTTCACCATGAAAGGCTTTAATATTACCTTCACAATTCTCTCTGTTTGCCCCAGAAAAAGTTTGAATTCGAGAATAGCTACAATTTCTCTATATTTGATTTCATATTTATAATAACTATATTGTTTATCTAATCTTTATTGTAATGGTTTCATGTTCTCTCTTTTATATGCACACAAAATGGACATAGAATGTCATGCCATTATCACTtctgttagtgttgcaagtgtgaggagtgttgaagttagtcacACATCtaagaaagcatggaagagtgaggagtttataagatgagagacccattaacttgacatcttaaggttttgagttagatgtggtgtcttctcatcttatgttctcttgcTTGATTCTTTCCCGAAGTGGCCCAACAACTTCTGCTGAAAACAACTCTAATTACGAGATATTCATACTCAATGTCAATGGTGATTATATTGTTCTTTGCAGTATCAATTGATTGTTTTCTGATAAATTAACATAATCACTCCTTTAATTTATTGTCTCTAAGACCTTCTAGTTTTAAAATCAATGGTGATTTAGCTCTTTCCTCTACATAGAACAAAATATTAGAGGTGAAAaagcattttaattttaaaagatgtgTTGCTTAAAATCTAGTGAAAAAATGGTGAGAACAGACATGAGCAGAGAAACTTCATGGCAAATCTGGAGAACTCAGAACCAAAATGTGACTTTTCTACTTCTCTTGAATCAATAACAATATAACTATAAAGCACATACCTTATACTCTAAGAGGAATGATTCATCCCTCTAATTTGTGAGGTGAAGGGAAATGAGCTAAATTTCTCTCATTAGAATATATTATATATGCAAGAACATGAAAATGCTGAATATACAATCTCAGCCAACATAATTGCAAACATCAAACCTTTGATACCTTCTATGAAGATTGAAAGTACAAACTTAAAATAATGCTGCAGTATATTTTGGTttggccaatgagttgctgcatgcataAAACAAGATTCAAATTCCCAACACTTGCTCAAGCAGACTAGTGAGCTAACTACTAGACCAACCCAATGAGCTTGTATCTTTTCATGTTTTGCAGCCTGAGACAGTTACACATTAGAAAATTTAAGTCTCCATACTTTTATATATAACTGGATATGCTACTTGAATTTGAAACATCATAGAGTGTCAGGTATGTACTATTTTGACTTATATTTGTTATGttcatatatatttaataaataaaaggatGGGTTAAGCATGTTACTGCAATACTGCTCATTAACAATATAACATGATCAAATGTATAGATTTCTATTTATGTTACCAAACAACCTGGGATTGCCATGGTGGAAGGGTCCAATGGAAACAACCTTGGGGTGTAAGCATCATCGTTAAGGCAGCATTCCATGGTCACGGATGATTTCAATCATAACTTGATTGTGGTCCATGACCATGGTCGAACAGAGGAGACAGAGAAATaagatgtgtatatatataaaataaagaaatgaaTAAAGCTAAAAGAGAACTCTATAAGGCTTAAACTCGATGCAAAAGCAAGGTTCAAGTACATGGGTGATTGTGTCACCagaattcaattgttttgattttatttcgGCACAACCTGTAAGATAGAACAAACTGTTTGAATCAAAGAGAGGATTAGGAGTAAGAATCCAGCAATGGATGCAGCAGCTTGCCATGGAGTCCTGCCATAATCGCGCCACAAGGTAGCTTTCATTTTATGCAAAGGATCTATGCAGAAAAGATCCAAGTCTCTGCAAAGTGTATAGTAATGCTCACTGAAATTCACATGAGTAATGTTCTTCCAAAGACCATTGAACAAACTGGCAACAGAATCAGCATCCCCTAACCAATTCACCAATATTCCCTTTTCAACCAGCACATCCACATCCCTACTAGTGTTTATAAGGAAGTCCAAGACAGCAATATAGTCGGTGAAGTAGGCCTCGTCCGGGTAGTGGCACTGCTCCAATGCCATCATGTTGCGAAACAATGTCTCCGTCCAATCCTCCACTCTCAACATAGGGATCTCAAGAACCTTCTTCCCGGAGAATCTCAAGTCCATTGCGCAATTGCTCTTAGTGTTCACATCAAATTTAACTCCTGCATCAACCAGCTCGGTAGCACTCTTAAGCTGTATCATAGATTCATTAGTCCTACCCTTGGTGAAAGGTAATGATTCCAAAGGCTTCAAGTAAAATACTCTAAGCAGATCAGTGAAGTGTTCTATCTTAACATTATGAGGAGTCAAATTAGAGCTATTGTAGTACCCGAAATAATCAAAGGTAAGATCAAGAAATGAATGGACCTTACCAACACCAGAATGATTGAAAAGGTCCTCAAGAATTGAGAAAGGAATCTGATTTTCAAGCAACAACAAATCCAATCTTATGTTGGTTGTCAACCAAGGTTTCCATAAGAGGGTATCATCCTTTGACCAATCCCCATAAAAATGCCTCCAGAAAAGTTCAAATATGAAAGTACAATCAACAAGCACTACTTTGACAAGTTCCTCAGGTGACAAGGGAATAATATCGGAGTAAAAACGCCGGATGTCGGGTTCGGCCTGCTCAATTCGGCTGACAAAACTGTCCAAATCGAGAGTTGTGCCGCCGGCTCGCTGGAGGAACTCGTTGCAGTATATAAGCTTGTGTCTCTCCATGTTTTGCAGCCTGGTGCTGCCATGGTGGAAGGGTCCAATGGAAACAACCTTTGGGGTGTATGCATCATGGTTGAGCCTGCGGATATCAAAGGGCACCTTGTAAATGCAACATTCGGTGGTCAATGGTGGCTCTGCACCCTGCAGCATCCTCCTAATATCATTCATAACATGATTGTGGTCCATGCTATTCAACTAAGGCAAATCGATAACTTGAAAGTGGAAAAAAGAGTGAAGAAGCaaacaactagaaaatgaaaAGAGCTGTGCAGGTGAGTCCATTGACCAGACCAATAAGTTTTGGGGTCGAAGAAAAGACAGCTTAGTTTTCAATCTTCATCCTCTTGTGGTGGTGTTGCGTGTGGGGTCTCTCTAATGGGGTAGTATGGGAAGCACACAAACAACTTCTAAGGAAGTTTCATCACACTATTATGATTGATTCCATGTTTGACTGAAATTGTTATTTGAGGTTTTATTAGTTCTAAGTAGTACTTGAATGAAACCATCAATATTATCTGAATATTGCAGTTTGATTTTGTACACATATAACCTTTGGTGTATGTAATTAATTGTAAACTAGTAATTTACCGGTGCAATGCagtttgtatatatttataacgatttttctaatatatatccTAAAGACATCTTATTTTAATgttattcattaaaatttttgttataaaaaacatacaaaatttaattttttttatatatttattaaaataaaaatttttaaattttattctaataataaataaatttaatatatgctTTTCTAAGATATATGTTAATTAAATTCTATTTATAAATATTGATTAGAattattaataattgattaaaatttaCAACTTGTtgcaacaaaatatatatttatgtttGCTGGAAAATCAAGTAGTGGGTATATTGTTGTAGGATTTGGCAGTTAATAATGCAAAATAATTGTGATGGACTAAAGATAAGATGAGGTGAATAATATGTTCGTTTAGTAGTGATAAGTACTTTCTTTGTGATGAATAAGAAGAGGCTATTAAATGATCATGAAAGACAATAAAATATAAGTATTGAAcaagaaaaaaaggagaaaaaaacctGAATACGGAGAAAGAGACATCTTAAAATATGTTGAAACTATCTCCTTGAATCATTTCAAGGGGGACTTTTCATGTTAATGTTGTTTTGCTTTGTTCATGAGCCTTTATTCCTCCTAGATGTCTACCACCCTTCATATCAACAGCTTACTTTACTACCATTAGATTTTACTATTCTagtgtttttgttttttgttattatttttataagggAACATTAGATTTTAGTCTGAAATCACTTCAACATTCCAATTCTTGTTTTCCACCCCAAAATCATGTTGGCTATCTAATTGATATGCATTTTCGGATGTTCAAATAACTCGGTCTTATTATATGTCTACAGAGACAGGGTGAAACTCTATTGAAAAGAAAGGTTCAACTGTTCAAGCCTAGAGGTAATTATGCTCCCTAGAATTCAAAAACAAAGTAATATAATATAAACTTATAATTTGACTTGGCTTGCTGCAGAATTTGAATGACAGAACAAACTGCTTGAATTGCCGAGATAATTAGAAGAATAATTCGAACAATGGATGCAAACATTTCAAACTGTTGTAATAATTATGCCGAAAAGCAGTCCAAAAaatatctattaaaaaaaaataaccaagTCTCTGCAAAGATGGTAGTAATGGTCAGTAGCATTCACATAGGCAATATTCTTCTAAACACCattcaagagctttccaacagAATCATCATCCCTCGGAAGGTTCACAGCGCTTATAAGGAATCCCAGTTCAGCAACATATCCAGTGAAACTAGGATTCGTTCGGGTAATGTCACTGCTCCAACAGTATCAAGTTGCAAAACAATAACTCAGTCCCATCTTCTGCTACAATCTGCAGGATCCCGAGAATCTTGCTCGAAGATGTCAAGTCCATTAAGCATTACCACATTTCCTCAATGATTGCTCCAATAGGTTTCAACCAAAAAGCTCTAAGCAGATCAGTGAAGTAGTTTACTCTTATGATGATATCATTGTCACCATTATAGGGAAAACCAAAACTATTGAAACACTGAAAATAGCAACAGGAAAGTGGAAAATCACACCTTAAATAATCTGTTGTTAAAAAGAAAGAGCCACTTTCTTTAAATATAACATCAAGCATCCCATACTACCCGATGTGAGACTTTGGACACCCCATAATACCCAACTCCCTAACATAATGGTGCCTCCAAAAGAGCTCAACAATGAAACCAGAATAAACTAGAATCACCTTCACAAGCTCCTCCTGGGTGAGATCAAGTGTGTTGAAGTAACAACATCGAACATGGGGTTTGACCTATTCTATGTGGTGAACCAATGTCTAACCTGAAGTTGTCTCAGCTCAATTCAAGAATTAGTCGCAGTCGCTTCTGATGCATGTTTTGGATACTGGGGTTGCAGTGGTGGAAGGAACCAAAACAATTTCCTCGCGGGGTTAAAGCATCTCTGTTCAGCCTATGGGTAATTGGGTATCAAAGGGAACCTAACATATGCAAGCATTCACCGATGGCTGGATTTTCCCTTTCTTTCATCTCCTTAATGTCAATGATGAGTTATAATATGTTGTGGTCATGCTTCTCCTCTAAATAATGATCAATGTAGCACTGTATCCACTGATACAGGTCACAGATTAAATTAGGAGAAATATTTATATGCTCCTCGTGCACATTTTCCTCGTTAGATATTACCATATTACACCATCTTTCTCTTTACTACATTAATTTCTAATGCATCTAATTGTCCACTGCAATAGACTAGTTTATTACAAAAATCAGTTCATTGGTATTTAGTCCAAAATAAGTAACTGAAATCAGCAGAATAATAGCTTTTTATCAGTTAATTGACATCTCCCAAAAAATAATTTGCTAAACAATCTATTTTACACATCCAAGATAACAACAAATCCAAGTACAAGAATTAAGGAAAACTAAAACAGCAatcattcttgaaaaaaaaaaaaactgaactaTATGTTCCAAAATTAGTTTGTGAGAAATGCGTACAATTTGGACTTGTCAACATGAGCATGCTTATTTCAGCTTAGATTTAGATGAACTAGAAAGTGGTCTAGCTGTTGACTGGGCACGTGCTGATAATCTATTAGCCTTCTTCAAATCATACTTTACAGATGCGAAAGCACAGATCAAGGCAAGAATCATCGTTGGATAGACATAGGCAGCTTTTGAAGGATCAGTACTTACTGGTTTCCCCAAAACTCCTTCCTTGACCAGTCCCCAAACTATAAGAAGTGTCCCGAACATGCTCATTTTTCCGGGTTTTAGGATACCCACAAGTGATCCTGCCACTGAGAAGTAGCTTCCAGCAAGAACCTGGTAAATAATTGATGCATATTAAGAATAAAGAGCACGAATAGAAGAAGCATAGCAGCGGAAACCTAATCAA
This region of Arachis hypogaea cultivar Tifrunner chromosome 8, arahy.Tifrunner.gnm2.J5K5, whole genome shotgun sequence genomic DNA includes:
- the LOC112707876 gene encoding UPF0481 protein At3g47200, producing MDHNHVMNDIRRMLQGAEPPLTTECCIYKVPFDIRRLNHDAYTPKVVSIGPFHHGSTRLQNMERHKLIYCNEFLQRAGGTTLDLDSFVSRIEQAEPDIRRFYSDIIPLSPEELVKVVLVDCTFIFELFWRHFYGDWSKDDTLLWKPWLTTNIRLDLLLLENQIPFSILEDLFNHSGVGKVHSFLDLTFDYFGYYNSSNLTPHNVKIEHFTDLLRVFYLKPLESLPFTKGRTNESMIQLKSATELVDAGVKFDVNTKSNCAMDLRFSGKKVLEIPMLRVEDWTETLFRNMMALEQCHYPDEAYFTDYIAVLDFLINTSRDVDVLVEKGILVNWLGDADSVASLFNGLWKNITHVNFSEHYYTLCRDLDLFCIDPLHKMKATLWRDYGRTPWQAAASIAGFLLLILSLIQTVCSILQVVPK